One Dioscorea cayenensis subsp. rotundata cultivar TDr96_F1 chromosome 17, TDr96_F1_v2_PseudoChromosome.rev07_lg8_w22 25.fasta, whole genome shotgun sequence DNA window includes the following coding sequences:
- the LOC120280057 gene encoding transcription factor bHLH149-like, with amino-acid sequence MATFASIELGSSSVKKPRTGSLNQAQIKWRTGAQERIYNRRLIEALRATRAATAPGPHAVKEAADSALAITARGQSRWSRAILTSRLRRRKLLVKAGGRIRRRRRPRPPQKQDPAAVKGGRVGERLRALGKLVPGCRRLPAPTLLEEAADYVAALQMQVKTMRALADALSAATINSPAPAMEEDS; translated from the coding sequence ATGGCGACCTTCGCTTCAATCGAACTGGGTTCCAGTTCTGTTAAAAAGCCAAGAACCGGGTCGCTGAACCAGGCCCAGATCAAGTGGCGAACCGGAGCGCAGGAGCGGATCTACAACCGCCGGCTCATCGAGGCGCTACGAGCCACCCGGGCGGCGACGGCGCCTGGGCCGCACGCCGTTAAGGAAGCCGCCGACTCGGCCCTGGCCATAACGGCGCGAGGACAGTCACGGTGGAGCCGAGCGATCCTCACGTCCCGGCTCCGCCGGCGAAAGCTTCTCGTCAAGGCCGGAGGGCGGATCCGGCGCCGTAGACGCCCTAGACCGCCGCAAAAGCAGGATCCAGCGGCTGTGAAGGGCGGGAGAGTGGGCGAGAGGCTTAGGGCTTTGGGAAAACTAGTTCCTGGATGTCGGAGGCTACCGGCGCCGACGCTGTTGGAGGAGGCGGCGGACTACGTGGCCGCGCTGCAGATGCAGGTGAAGACGATGCGCGCGCTCGCTGATGCGCTATCGGCGGCGACGATCAACTCGCCGGCGCCGGCGATGGAGGAGGACAGCTAA
- the LOC120280056 gene encoding probable indole-3-pyruvate monooxygenase YUCCA10: MMEKKKTEVVIVGAGLAGLATAACLTMHAIPHVILEREDCIASLWHKKSYDRLHLHLAKQFCQLPHLPHPSSCPTFMSKNHFITYINDYVACFNLCPRLRCEVESAFFDDEDGKWQVVVRNLETGEVEEYVARFVVVATGENDKAVVPEFPGIESFPGEVIHSMDYRNGSKYKGKDVLVVGCGNSGMEIALDLSNFGAKATIVVRNELHVVPRELLFWIMLLRKFLPIYLLDALLLFLCYFKYGDTAKYGIQRPKQGPLHLKETTPIYPVIDVGTFQKIKSGHIQVLPSVKSIKGNNVRFKNEISHQFDAIILATGYKSSAKEWLKGDDYLIGEDGISKQKFPNHWKGRHGLYCAGLVRKGIYGLANDAEKIANDINTLLKDDDAKKMN, translated from the exons atgatggagaagaagaagacagaGGTAGTTATAGTTGGGGCAGGGCTGGCTGGATTAGCCACTGCTGCATGCCTTACCATGCATGCAATCCCACACGTGATCTTAGAAAGAGAAGACTGCATTGCATCTCTTTGGCACAAGAAATCCTATGACCGTCTCCATCTCCACCTTGCCAAGCAATTCTGTCAACTCCCTCACCTCCCCCACCCTTCCTCTTGTCCAACCTTCATGTCCAAGAACCACTTCATAACTTACATTAATGACTATGTTGCTTGTTTCAACCTCTGCCCGCGTCTCCGATGCGAGGTAGAATCAGCCTtttttgatgatgaagatgggaAATGGCAGGTGGTGGTGAGAAACCTGGAGACTGGTGAGGTTGAGGAGTATGTTGCTAGATTTGTTGTAGTTGCTACTGGTGAGAATGATAAGGCGGTGGTGCCGGAGTTTCCTGGTATTGAGTCATTCCCTGGAGAAGTCATTCACTCCATGGACTACCGGAACGGATCCAAGTACAAGGGGAAAGATGTTCTTGTTGTCGGATGTGGGAATTCTGGGATGGAGATTGCTCTTGATCTGTCAAACTTTGGTGCAAAGGCAACCATTGTTGTCAGGAATGAG CTTCATGTGGTTCCTAGGGAGTTGTTATTCTGGATTATGCTTCTCAGGAAGTTCCTGCCAATATATTTACTGGATGCTCTACTTCTTTTTCTCTGCTATTTTAAGTATGGTGATACAGCTAAGTATGGGATACAAAGGCCAAAGCAGGGCCCTCTACATCTGAAAGAAACCACACCAATATATCCAGTCATAGATGTCGGCACCTTTCAGAAGATCAAGTCCGGACATATCCAG GTATTACCTTCTGTGAAAAGCATCAAAGGTAACAATGTCAGGttcaagaatgaaatttcacatCAATTTGATGCAATAATACTTGCAACTGGTTACAAAAGCTCTGCAAAAGAATGGCTTAAG GGAGATGATTATCTTATTGGTGAAGATGGAATTAGCAAGCAAAAATTTCCGAATCATTGGAAAGGGAGACATGGGCTCTATTGTGCAGGACTTGTAAGGAAAGGGATTTATGGGCTGGCCAATGATGCAGAGAAAATAGCTAATGATATAAATACTCTATTGAAAGATGACGATGCTAAGAAAATGAACTGA
- the LOC120281016 gene encoding pentatricopeptide repeat-containing protein At5g46460, mitochondrial yields MKPFPALFSNLKSAGSLVLHPSPQTLKPTTKSTLPSWNSILLDLIHRNQINEARHVFAQIPSPDLRLCTMMINAYSRNNRIHDALNLFDHMPHRDAASWNSIIKGCLDCGELALAQRVFDEMPEKNVISWTTIVDGLARFGRVDAAEDLFWRMPKKDSAAWNSMISGYCCNGRVHDARLLFEKMPLRNVISWTAMIGGYDQNGESDVALRLFCEMCASGVQPTSSTFACVLAACADALDLCLGMQLHSYLVKAGYLCNTYVSTSLVTVYACCKQIESSRQLFYENGHRNVASWTALITGYGLNGKHFDALDEFQKMILHGTTPNQSTFTSALNSCCGLEALDRGRKIHAKATKHGFDIDVFVGNSLVVLYSKCGAIYDGLKVFDIMEERNLVSWNSVIMGCAQNGYALNALKYFDYMVYHHVQPDEITFIGLLTACSHSRMLDKARQFFQRLREDPLVNTKLEHYVCMVDVLGRCGQLDEAEEFIKHMPMKPNATVWLALLSACRVHLNIEVARRTAQTIFDLEPHTSAAYVLLSNIYASAGRWNDVAQIRVMMRCRGIVKLPGYSWITVKESRHEFVCGDRTHPMSKEIYKKLEWLSGKLKECGFESDKRYALHDVDDEQKEAALAYHSEKLAVTFGLLSTVEGSTIRVMKNLRVCGDCHSAIKMISKIVDREIVLRDSTRFHHMRDGCCSCGDCW; encoded by the coding sequence ATGAAGCCCTTTCCCGCGCTATTTTCAAACCTCAAGTCCGCGGGAAGCCTTGTCCTTCatccttctcctcaaaccctcaAACCCACCACCAAATCAACCCTCCCTTCATGGAACTCCATCCTTCTCGATCTCATCCACCGCAACCAAATCAATGAAGCTCGCCATGTCTTTGCCCAAATCCCATCTCCTGATCTCCGTCTATGCACCATGATGATCAATGCTTACTCTCGAAACAACCGCATCCATGATGCACTCAACCTGTTCGACCATATGCCTCACAGAGACGCTGCCTCTTGGAATTCCATTATCAAAGGTTGCTTAGACTGCGGCGAGTTAGCTCTTGCACAGAGGGTTTTTGATGAAATGCCGGAGAAGAACGTCATTTCTTGGACCACAATTGTCGATGGGCTTGCGCGGTTTGGTCGAGTTGATGCCGCAGAAGACTTGTTTTGGAGGATGCCGAAGAAGGATAGTGCTGCGTGGAACTCGATGATTTCTGGTTATTGCTGCAATGGAAGAGTTCATGATGCACGGTTGTTGTTTGAGAAGATGCCGCTGCGGAATGTGATATCTTGGACTGCAATGATTGGTGGGTATGATCAGAATGGAGAGAGTGATGTGGCGTTGCGTCTCTTTTGCGAAATGTGCGCTTCTGGTGTCCAGCCTACATCAAGCACTTTTGCTTGTGTTTTGGCTGCGTGCGCTGATGCGTTGGATTTATGTTTGGGTATGCAGCTGCATTCGTATCTTGTGAAAGCTGGTTATCTGTGTAATACTTATGTTTCGACTTCTCTTGTTACGGTGTATGCATGTTGCAAGCAGATTGAGAGTTCGCGCCAATTGTTCTATGAGAACGGACATAGAAATGTGGCCTCATGGACGGCCCTGATAACTGGTTATGGTTTGAATGGTAAGCATTTTGATGCTTTGGATGAGTTTCAAAAAATGATTTTGCATGGGACAACACCTAATCAATCGACGTTTACGAGTGCCCTGAACTCTTGTTGTGGACTTGAGGCTCTTGACAGAGGAAGAAAAATTCATGCAAAAGCAACTAAGCATGGATTTGATATTGATGTCTTTGTGGGGAACTCTTTAGTTGTCTTGTACTCAAAATGCGGAGCTATATATGATGGGCTGAAGGTTTTTGATATCATGGAGGAGAGGAACCTGGTGTCATGGAACTCTGTTATTATGGGGTGTGCGCAAAATGGGTATGCATTGAATGCTCTGAAGTATTTTGATTACATGGTGTATCACCATGTACAACCTGATGAGATCACATTTATTGGGTTGCTGACTGCATGTAGCCATTCTCGAATGCTTGATAAGGCGAGGCAATTTTTTCAACGCTTGAGGGAGGATCCTTTAGTCAATACGAAGCTTGAGCATTATGTCTGCATGGTTGATGTTTTAGGTCGTTGTGGGCAGTTGGATGAAGCCGAAGAGTTTATTAAACACATGCCGATGAAGCCAAATGCAACAGTCTGGCTAGCTTTGCTCAGTGCCTGCAGAGTTCATTTAAATATAGAAGTTGCTCGAAGAACGGCCCAAACCATCTTTGATCTGGAGCCTCACACTAGTGCAGCTTATGTTTTACTGTCCAATATATATGCTTCTGCTGGCAGATGGAATGATGTCGCCCAAATTCGTGTGATGATGAGATGCCGAGGAATTGTGAAGTTGCCAGGATATAGTTGGATTACTGTCAAAGAGTCTAGACATGAGTTTGTTTGTGGGGATAGAACTCATCCTATGAGCAAAGAGATATATAAGAAGTTGGAATGGTTGAGTGGTAAGTTAAAAGAGTGTGGTTTTGAATCCGATAAGAGATACGCCttgcatgatgttgatgatgagcAAAAGGAGGCTGCATTGGCCTACCATAGTGAAAAGCTCGCTGTCACCTTTGGCCTTCTCAGTACAGTAGAGGGTAGCACAATAAGGGTCATGAAGAACCTTCGGGTATGTGGTGATTGCCACTCTGCTATAAAGATGATATCAAAAATTGTTGACCGTGAGATTGTTTTAAGAGATTCAACTCGTTTCCATCACATGAGAGATGGGTGCTGTTCTTGTGGAGATTGCTGGTAG